Proteins from a genomic interval of Stenotrophomonas sp. WZN-1:
- a CDS encoding histone produces MSNGNGVSVVTDAVENVKETATNVGETIAHAAEDAVKSVKKTVKRATKAAGTRVAKAKKAVAKVEKTVAKKAEKAAKSVGKTVANAKKKLEAAKKNAKAEAAALKKEVAKKKAAAGKAVTKKAAAAKKTTKAATKAAGKKVATVKKAATKKAAVAKKTVAKKTAAAKKVVGKKVATAKKAVAKKTVAAKKVAGKKAVAAKKVVGKKVASTKKVATKKTAAAKKVVGKKAAVAKKAVGKKAAVAKKAVGKKAAVAKKAVGKNAVGKKVAATRKAVAKKAAPLKKVAAKKAPAKKAVRKAAKRK; encoded by the coding sequence ATGAGCAACGGTAATGGTGTGTCGGTCGTGACCGACGCCGTCGAGAACGTCAAAGAAACCGCCACCAACGTCGGCGAGACCATCGCCCACGCCGCCGAAGACGCCGTGAAGTCGGTCAAGAAGACCGTCAAGCGCGCCACCAAGGCTGCCGGTACGCGCGTTGCCAAGGCCAAGAAGGCTGTGGCCAAGGTCGAGAAGACCGTTGCCAAGAAGGCCGAGAAGGCCGCCAAGTCGGTCGGCAAGACCGTTGCCAACGCCAAGAAGAAGCTGGAAGCCGCCAAGAAGAATGCCAAGGCCGAAGCCGCTGCCCTGAAGAAGGAAGTGGCCAAGAAGAAGGCCGCTGCGGGCAAGGCTGTGACCAAGAAGGCCGCTGCTGCGAAGAAGACCACCAAGGCCGCCACCAAGGCTGCCGGCAAGAAGGTCGCCACGGTGAAGAAGGCCGCCACCAAGAAGGCCGCCGTCGCGAAGAAGACCGTTGCCAAGAAGACCGCGGCCGCCAAGAAGGTCGTCGGCAAGAAGGTTGCTACCGCCAAGAAGGCTGTGGCCAAGAAGACCGTCGCCGCCAAGAAGGTCGCCGGCAAGAAGGCCGTGGCTGCGAAGAAGGTTGTCGGCAAGAAGGTTGCCTCCACCAAGAAGGTCGCCACCAAGAAGACCGCGGCTGCCAAGAAGGTGGTCGGCAAGAAGGCTGCCGTCGCCAAGAAGGCCGTCGGCAAGAAGGCTGCCGTCGCCAAGAAGGCGGTCGGCAAGAAGGCCGCCGTCGCCAAGAAGGCTGTCGGCAAGAACGCGGTGGGCAAGAAGGTTGCCGCCACCCGCAAGGCGGTCGCCAAGAAGGCTGCGCCGCTGAAGAAGGTCGCCGCCAAGAAGGCTCCGGCCAAGAAGGCCGTGCGCAAGGCCGCCAAGCGCAAGTAA
- a CDS encoding DUF1428 domain-containing protein: protein MSYIDGFVLAVPTANKEKFLAHARTGDPVFIEYGALRVVECWGDDVPHGKTTDFFGAVKATPDETVVFSWIEWPDKPTRDAGMKKMMEDPRFDPAKNPMPFDGARMIYGGFVPLYELTR, encoded by the coding sequence ATGAGCTACATCGATGGTTTCGTCCTGGCGGTGCCCACCGCCAACAAGGAGAAGTTCCTCGCCCACGCACGCACTGGTGATCCCGTTTTCATCGAGTACGGCGCGCTGCGCGTGGTCGAGTGCTGGGGCGATGACGTGCCGCACGGCAAGACCACCGATTTCTTCGGCGCGGTAAAAGCCACGCCGGATGAGACGGTGGTGTTTTCCTGGATCGAATGGCCGGACAAGCCGACCCGCGACGCCGGCATGAAGAAGATGATGGAGGACCCGCGGTTTGATCCAGCGAAGAATCCGATGCCGTTCGACGGCGCGCGGATGATCTACGGCGGCTTCGTGCCGCTCTACGAGCTGACGCGCTGA
- a CDS encoding DPP IV N-terminal domain-containing protein: MHVPAPLRFPFYAAILAFTGVFSIASAQPLQPSDYQRAERVHDSHLRGALRNASIMPNWLADGRFWYEREDAQGRRQVVLVDPAQTTRQTLFEPDALDTAVAPFGASGPRLRLASVQVTDDGLRLRFSGEMPIDCQWPRWQCVRSQDAMPPADALPSPAGDAWLQVRDQNLWLQSRGSAAQVLTTGGEPGHGYGVLPDFTLRGIPRRQGRMPARPFAVGWSPDGRYVAGIRYDERALQDYPYLESTPANSARPRVHTVKLGLLGDAQQVRDSLYVVDTRSGRQHDIALPEGWNTLSEAGILGWDGGRLYAVIAHFGAPRRLRLVEIEASSGALRTVLEEASDTRLQLNVYSYNRPAVAILPGQDTAVWFSQRDGWGHLYRVRLSDGKVLRQLTRGRWAVRDLLGVDAAHDWAYFSAGGVEDGDPYVRGLYRVPLRGGPVQRLAADGSDHLADAGTGALFGGRAPQALSPGGGYLVDTVSRLDQPPRTVLRASDDGREVMVLETADDGAIIAAGWRPPRRERLLAADGRTPIFATVYLPRDYRDDGGFPVIDAMYGGAFISNAPVTYAEAVSALNPVSRASLAELGFVVVSIDARGTGGRDKAFHDSSFLHAADVQLDDHVAALRQLGERYRGIDLQRVGIYGHSFGGYSAARALLRYPAFYKVGVASAGSHNFQGMYGGALHGMDRLFAGLLPATAMAGGVPVPFAGLDNAALAGNLRGHLLLVYGELDENAPPALTLQLAAALNTAQRRYDLLYLARQDHELFRNDATYTHRMWDYFVRHLAGREPPETMLAPLPGGPG, translated from the coding sequence TTGCACGTGCCTGCCCCGCTGCGGTTCCCGTTCTACGCCGCCATCCTGGCCTTCACCGGCGTGTTTTCCATCGCATCGGCGCAGCCGCTGCAGCCCTCCGACTACCAGCGCGCCGAACGCGTGCACGACAGCCATCTGCGCGGTGCACTGCGCAATGCTTCGATCATGCCGAACTGGTTGGCCGATGGCCGCTTCTGGTACGAGCGCGAAGATGCGCAGGGCCGACGCCAGGTGGTCCTGGTCGATCCAGCACAGACCACCCGCCAGACCCTGTTCGAACCGGACGCACTGGACACTGCGGTTGCGCCCTTCGGGGCCAGCGGGCCACGCCTGCGCCTGGCCAGCGTGCAGGTGACGGACGATGGCCTGCGCCTGCGTTTCAGCGGGGAGATGCCGATCGATTGCCAATGGCCACGCTGGCAATGCGTGCGGTCGCAGGATGCAATGCCGCCGGCAGATGCGCTGCCTTCGCCCGCTGGCGATGCGTGGCTGCAGGTGCGCGACCAGAATCTATGGCTGCAATCGCGCGGATCGGCAGCACAAGTGCTGACCACCGGCGGTGAACCCGGCCATGGTTATGGCGTACTGCCGGACTTCACCCTGCGTGGCATTCCACGCCGCCAGGGCCGGATGCCGGCGCGGCCGTTCGCGGTCGGCTGGTCACCGGACGGCCGCTACGTGGCCGGCATCCGCTACGACGAACGTGCGCTGCAGGACTACCCCTATCTGGAAAGCACGCCGGCCAACAGCGCGCGCCCACGCGTGCATACGGTGAAGCTGGGGCTGCTGGGCGACGCACAACAGGTACGCGACAGCCTGTATGTGGTCGATACCCGCAGCGGCAGGCAGCACGACATCGCGCTGCCCGAAGGCTGGAACACCCTGAGCGAGGCCGGCATCCTGGGCTGGGACGGTGGCCGCCTGTATGCCGTGATCGCGCACTTCGGCGCGCCACGGCGCCTGCGCCTGGTGGAGATCGAAGCCAGCAGCGGTGCACTGCGCACCGTGCTGGAGGAGGCCAGCGATACCCGCCTGCAGCTCAACGTGTATTCGTACAACCGGCCAGCGGTGGCCATCCTGCCCGGGCAGGACACGGCCGTGTGGTTCTCGCAGCGCGATGGCTGGGGCCATCTGTACCGGGTGCGCCTGTCCGACGGCAAGGTGCTGCGCCAGCTGACGCGTGGCCGTTGGGCTGTGCGTGACCTGCTGGGCGTGGACGCTGCGCACGACTGGGCGTATTTCAGCGCCGGCGGTGTCGAGGACGGCGATCCCTACGTGCGCGGCCTGTACCGGGTTCCGCTGCGCGGCGGACCGGTGCAGCGACTGGCCGCCGATGGCAGCGACCATCTGGCCGATGCCGGCACCGGTGCGCTGTTCGGCGGGCGTGCTCCCCAGGCGCTGTCGCCTGGCGGTGGCTATCTGGTGGATACCGTTTCCCGTCTCGACCAGCCACCACGCACCGTGCTGCGGGCCAGCGATGACGGCCGTGAAGTGATGGTGCTGGAAACAGCGGATGACGGCGCGATCATTGCTGCCGGCTGGCGCCCACCACGGCGCGAACGGCTGCTGGCCGCCGATGGGCGAACGCCGATCTTCGCCACCGTCTACCTGCCCCGCGACTATCGCGATGACGGCGGCTTCCCGGTGATCGATGCGATGTACGGCGGTGCCTTCATCAGCAATGCGCCGGTTACCTATGCCGAAGCCGTATCGGCGTTGAATCCCGTCTCGCGCGCCAGCCTGGCCGAACTGGGCTTCGTGGTGGTCAGCATCGATGCGCGCGGCACCGGCGGCCGCGACAAGGCGTTCCATGACAGCAGCTTCCTGCACGCAGCCGATGTGCAGCTGGATGACCACGTGGCTGCACTGCGCCAGCTGGGCGAACGCTACCGGGGCATCGATCTGCAGCGGGTGGGTATCTATGGGCACTCGTTCGGCGGCTACAGTGCGGCGCGTGCTCTCCTGCGCTACCCGGCGTTCTACAAGGTGGGCGTGGCTTCGGCTGGCAGCCACAACTTCCAGGGCATGTACGGCGGCGCGCTGCACGGCATGGATCGGCTGTTCGCGGGCCTGCTGCCGGCCACGGCCATGGCCGGAGGCGTGCCGGTGCCCTTTGCCGGGCTCGACAATGCAGCGCTGGCCGGCAACCTGCGCGGGCATCTGCTGCTGGTCTACGGCGAACTGGACGAGAACGCTCCGCCGGCACTGACCCTGCAACTGGCTGCGGCCCTGAACACGGCCCAGCGCCGCTACGACCTGCTGTATCTGGCCCGGCAGGACCACGAACTGTTCCGCAACGACGCCACCTACACGCACCGCATGTGGGACTACTTCGTGCGCCACCTGGCCGGCCGGGAACCGCCGGAGACGATGCTGGCGCCGCTCCCGGGTGGCCCGGGCTGA
- a CDS encoding Ax21 family protein codes for MKNSLIALALAAALPFTASAAENLSYNYAEADYAKTDVDGIKADGWGVKGSYGFLPNFHAFGEYSRQEIDHTNLKVDQWKIGAGYNVEIAPSTDFVARVAYQKFDPKHGLDFNGYSAEAGIRTAFGAHAEVYGMVGYEDYAKKHGVNPDGQWYGRLGGQVKLNQNWGLNGELKMNRHGDKEYTVGPRFSW; via the coding sequence ATGAAGAATTCGCTGATTGCTCTGGCCCTGGCCGCTGCCCTGCCGTTCACCGCCTCGGCTGCTGAGAACCTGTCCTACAACTACGCCGAAGCCGACTACGCCAAGACCGACGTCGATGGCATCAAGGCGGATGGCTGGGGCGTGAAGGGTTCCTACGGCTTCCTGCCGAACTTCCACGCCTTCGGCGAATACAGCCGCCAGGAAATCGACCACACCAACCTGAAGGTTGACCAGTGGAAGATCGGTGCCGGCTACAACGTTGAGATCGCTCCGAGCACCGACTTCGTTGCCCGCGTTGCCTACCAGAAGTTCGACCCGAAGCACGGTCTGGACTTCAACGGCTACAGCGCCGAAGCCGGTATCCGCACTGCCTTCGGCGCCCACGCCGAGGTCTACGGCATGGTCGGCTACGAAGACTACGCCAAGAAGCACGGCGTCAATCCGGATGGCCAGTGGTACGGCCGCCTGGGTGGTCAGGTCAAGCTGAACCAGAACTGGGGCCTGAATGGCGAGCTGAAGATGAACCGCCACGGCGACAAGGAATACACCGTCGGCCCGCGTTTCAGCTGGTAA